From a single Streptomyces rubradiris genomic region:
- a CDS encoding TMEM165/GDT1 family protein yields the protein MISITVTALVFGVVFLAELPDKTALAGLVLGTRYRASYVFAGVAAAFLLHVVLAVAAGSVLTLLPQQIVHALTGVLFLGGAAMLMLKKDDGEEEVKKPADQSFWKVAGTGFMLILVAEFGDLTQIMTANLAARYDDPVSVGLGAVLGLWAVAGLGIVGGKALMRRVPLRLITQIAAVLMLALGAWSLWEAVAG from the coding sequence TTGATCAGCATCACCGTGACGGCGCTCGTCTTCGGCGTCGTCTTCCTCGCCGAACTGCCGGACAAGACCGCGCTCGCCGGTCTCGTGCTCGGCACCCGTTACCGCGCCTCGTACGTCTTCGCGGGCGTCGCCGCCGCCTTCCTGCTGCACGTCGTGCTCGCCGTCGCGGCCGGCAGCGTGCTCACCCTGCTGCCGCAGCAGATCGTGCACGCCCTCACCGGCGTGCTCTTCCTCGGCGGGGCCGCGATGCTCATGCTGAAGAAGGACGACGGCGAGGAGGAGGTCAAGAAGCCCGCCGACCAGTCCTTCTGGAAGGTCGCGGGCACCGGCTTCATGCTCATCCTGGTCGCCGAGTTCGGCGATCTCACCCAGATCATGACCGCCAACCTCGCCGCCCGCTACGACGACCCGGTCTCCGTCGGTCTCGGCGCGGTGCTCGGTCTGTGGGCCGTCGCCGGGCTCGGCATCGTCGGCGGAAAGGCCCTGATGAGGCGGGTGCCGCTGCGGCTGATCACGCAGATCGCGGCCGTGCTGATGCTGGCGCTCGGCGCCTGGAGCCTGTGGGAAGCGGTGGCCGGCTGA